From one Heterodontus francisci isolate sHetFra1 unplaced genomic scaffold, sHetFra1.hap1 HAP1_SCAFFOLD_2203, whole genome shotgun sequence genomic stretch:
- the LOC137365839 gene encoding coronin-6-like, with the protein MTVPRKSDIFQEDLYPDTIGPEPALDAEEWFSGKDADPICISLKNGCGAFKGREITVVKKVLDVKSISHKHLADSDSGSASSLTVESLIEELNKLKAKVQEHEQRITELEGKS; encoded by the exons ATGACTGTACCTCGCAAA TCGGATATTTTCCAGGAGGACCTCTACCCAGACACCATCGGACCTGAACCTGCCCTGGATGCTGAGGAGTGGTTCAGTGGCAAGGATGCCGATCCCATCTGCATATCGCTTAAGAATGGCTGCGGCGCTTTCAAGGGCCGCGAGATCACAGTTGTTAAGAAAGTCCTCGATGTGAAGAGTATCTCGCACAAGCATCTCGCTGATTCAGACTCGGGCTCTGCCTCg AGCCTGACTGTTGAAAGCCTGATTGAGGAGCTGAACAAACTGAAGGCCAAGGTGCAGGAACATGAGCAGCGAATCACCGAGCTGGAGGGGAAGTCGTAA